The window AAGAAAAATTTGTGTTATAATAATCTATAATTTAATAATTGGGGATGCAAAGGTTTCGACAGGGTTGTGAGGTTATAGGTAGCAGGCCAGGTTGATCGCTGTGAGAGATCAACTCATCGTTTAGATGGAAACAGAAATTACGCTTTAGCTGCATAATGTCAGCTCACCTCTGAACATTCTTTTCTGTAGGAGCGTTCAATCAAGGTGTCACTTAAAATACAGATTACCCTAAACGATTTCTCTAAGTTCTAGGGGACATTTTAGAGAATAGCTTTAGTTAGCCCTGTTTGCGGGAGTAACTATCGCGAAATCAAATAGCAAACTAAGCTTGTAGAAGCTTATGGCGCTTGCAATTTTGGACACGGGTTCGATTCCCGTCATCTCCACCAATGAATCCACCAACTAAAATTTAGTTGTTGAAATAGTAAAGACCGTATTGAATTTTTCAATACGGTCTTTTTATTTTCTATTTATATGTAACATATTACTTCTAGGAAACTCTATATCTCTTAATTTGTCCATCAATTTAATAACTTCATGTCTATTTAAATCATCAAAGTTTCTTTGTTTAAATCCATCTTCTTCTACTATAAATTTTTCATTTGAAATTTTTATAATCGTTATTTTTCTATCTCTTTTAAAAGTCAATAAATTTACTTTTTTTCCAATCTCTAATTCAGTTAATATTTTCTCTATAAACCTACTATAATCTTTCATACTTATTCTATTTATTGCCATTTTTATCTCCTTTAAATACAATTTATTTTATATTAAAAAAGTCATCCATTTTTCCTTTAATTTTAAAATTTTATATAAAAGTTTGCTTTAATAAAAAAGATCATATAAATATATGATCTTTTTTATTTAAAATGTTATTTCATCTGGGTCTGGACCTATTCTTTCTTCCTTATTTAAAGAGTTTATATATTCCATATCTTTATCATCTAACCTAAAGTTTAATTCAAAATTTTCCTTTATTCTCGATGGCGTCACTGATTTTGGTAAAGGTAGTAAACCATTTTGTAAATGCCATTTCAAAATTACTTGAGCTACCGTTTTCTCGTTCTTCTTTGCAATATTTTTTAAACCTTCATGATCTAAAGCTCCCTGCATTAACGGACTCCACGCTTCAACTAGAATACCATTATTATCACAAAATTTCTTTAACTCTCTTTGTTGTAAATATGGATGTAATTCAATCTGATTTACTGCAGGTACTATCTCAAAATTATCCATTATATAATTTAAATGGTGCTCTTTCATATTACACACACCAATGGCTTTAACTTTACCAGTTTTATATAATGTTTCTAAAGCCTTCCAAGTTTCCCAAGTTTTATTTAAATCTTTAGGTTGTGGCCAATGAATCAAATACATATCTACATAATCAAGTTTTAATTTTTTTAATGAATCTTCATATGCCTTTAATGTTGTTTCATATCCTTGATCTGTATTCCAAACCTTAGTTACAATAAATAACTCACTTCTTGATACTTCACTATTTTTTAAAAAATCAGCTATCCCCTCTCCTACAGCGTCCTCGTTTCCATAAATAGCTGCGGTATCAATGTGTCTATATCCATCTTCTAAAGCTAATCTAACAGCCTTCTTACATTGTTCCTTGTCTGTTGCTTTCCAAGTTCCAAAACCAATTTTTGGAATATTAATACCATTATTCAATAGATACATATTTTCCACTTCCCTTTTTATTTTTAAATTACTCTTACTAAAAATCCTTTTAAATATTCAGTTTCAGGAACTGCTACTGAAATTGGATGACATGGACTTTGATGTAACTGATTTACTATAATTGCTTTCACTCCGGCGTCTTTCACAGCGTAGGCTAAGGCCATTCTTAAATCAGCACTTGTTACAGCTCCACTACAACTATAAATAGAAAGTAATCCACCTTTTTTTGTTAATTTAATTCCATTTAAAATTATATCCTTATATGCTTTTAAGGCTTTATCTAAGTCCCTTCTATTTGGTGCTAATTTTGGTGGATCTAAGTTTACAACATCCCATTGACGCCCCTCTTTTACTAGTTCTCTTAGAACATTAAAAATATTTCCCTTTATATACTCAACGTTATTAAATTTACTCAAATTTATTTTTGCAACATTTAAAACATCTTCACTAACATCTATTAACGTTGTAGAATTTGCACCATTTACCATAGCATGCAAAGAAAAACCACCAGTATAACTACAAACATCTAAAAAATCTTTTCCTTTAGATAAAGATCCCATAAGCATTCTATTATCTCTTTGATCCGAATAAAATCCTGTTTTTTGACCTTTTAAATCTATAGTAAATTTTGCTTCCCCTTCATAAATTTCAATCTCATCTGGAACTTCTCCAAAGATAACTCCTGAAACTTCAGGAAGTCCTTCTAATTTCCTTCCATCACCTTCGCTTTTTTCATATATCCCTTTAATATTCGGTATCTCTTTTTTCAAGGCTTTCACTAATATTTCTTTATCTCTCTCCATTCCTAAAGTTGATGCTTGAACTATTAAATAATCACCAAAACGATCTACTATAACTCCTGGTAAAGAATCTGACTCACTGTGTATCAATCTATAGCCATTGCTATTAATATTTAACATTTCTCTCAAAGTATATGCTTCTCTCACTTTTTCAGAATACCAATTTAAATCTATTTTTTTATTAATATCTTTTTCAAGCATACGCACCATTATTTTTGAATTTTTATTATAATGACCGTAACCTATAAATTCTTTTTTCCAATTATAAACTTCTACAACTGTTCCTGCTTCTGGGGCTCCCTCTATCTTTTCTATTGCCCCTGAATACATCCAAGGATGACCACTTTGCCACATTCTTTCTCTATCTTTTTTCACAAAAATTTTACTCACTTTTCACATCCTTTTAATTTTTAAAAATTCATATAGTATATTACATTTTATAACTATATCTAAAAAAATACAATTAATTTTGTGAAAATAGAAGAATATCACCTATTAAAAGAACAACATCACCTTTAGGTGTTATATAATTATCATCTCTTTTTATAGATACTATAAGCATTCCTTGAGGCAGTTCCAACTCTTTTATCCTTTTATTAATATAATCTGATCTTTCATCTAAAATCATCCTCTTTAAAGCTAACTCTTCTAGTTCTTCAATTTCTATAAATTTTTCATCTTCCATTTCTTCTTCAAATAAATCTAATTTTTTTCCTACATATTTTAAGGTCATTCCTTGAAGCAAAACTGAAAATACAACTATATAAAAAGTTAAATTAAACATTCCTTGTGCATTAGGTAATCCTTCTGTTATAGCCATTGTAGCAAATATTATAGGAACAGCTCCTTTTAAACCAGCCCAAGATATAAAAAATTTTTCTTTATAACTAAATTTAAATGGCCATAATAAACTATATACAACAAGCATTCTAATGCATATAATCATAATTACAGATAATAAGCTTCCAATTAATATATAACTCAATAATTGACTTGGAAATACTAAAAGTCCTAACATTACAAACATTCCAATTTGCATAAACCATGTTATTAATCTCATGTTTCTAATAGAATTTAATTTATAATTAAACTTTTTATTCCCAATCATAATACCAGCTATATATATTGCCAAAAATCCATTTCCATCTAAAACTGTAGCTAATCCAAAACAAATAAAAAGTATTGCTATTAAATGTATAGTTAAAAATTCTTCTCTAACTATTTTTATATAGTTAGCTAAAGGTAACGTAACTACTCCAAAGATATATCCTATTATTGCTCCAAGTGTTATTTGTTTTAAAAGAAAAATTATACCTGTAGCTATAGACGTGCTCTCTCCTTCTTTAAAAAAAGAAAGAAGAAAAAGTATTAATGCATAAGCCATCGGATCATTACTTCCAGATTCTATCTCCACAACTGATTTAACATCTTTTTTTAATTTAGAATCACCTAAGATTGACATTACTGCAGCTGCATCTGTTGATGATACCATAGCGCTAAATAATAAGGACTCTTTTAAAGTAAAGTCTGTTAAGTAATAAACTGCCACTCCAGAAAGACCAGCAGTTAAAAGTACACCTAAAGTTGCTAATACTCCACTCGGATAGATTGATTTTTTTACATCCTCTTTTTTAGTTTCTAATCCACCAGAAAATATAATAAACATTAAAGCTATTGTTCCTATATTTTGAGCTACTAGAGCGTTATCAAAATATATTCTTCCTAACCCTTCAGATCCTGCAAGCATTCCTATTAATAAAAACATTATTAGCAATGGAATCTCTAATTTTTTAGATATTCTTATTGAAAATAAACTTATTAGTATAATAATACCTACAACAAATATTTCAATTCCCATCTATTCACCTACCTTGAGATGCCATATTTTATAATATGTTCTAATAATTTAAAAGATGTTACTCCTACAAGTACTAAATATGACCCTATAAACATAATCAAAAATAATATTTTAAAAGCTTTATCAAAAAAGCTTTCCTTTTGTTTTAATATTTCATTTTCCTCAGATAATAATAGTTTTTTCATTTTTTCCTCCAATTTTTAATTTATTTTTTTGAAAAAACTATTTCTAAATTCTCAACACTCTTTCTTTATATCTATTTAAAATATTACATATTAAATTTTTTTTGTTATAAAAATTAATAACTTTATTTTTATTTAAATTAAAACTACAAATTGGAGAAAAAATAGTATTAATTAAATAGATTGTTATTGGACTATCATTTTTATCTTTGCTTTTTCTATTTCGTTCTATTGTTAATAATAATCTATTGTCTTTATTTGATGAACTTAGTAATATATGTTTATCTTTTCTTTCGCTTTTTAACTCTTTTATTTCAGAATTTATAAAATTATATAGGTGGGTTCTATCTTTAAACTCCTCCCTAATACTTCCAAAAATCGAAATAATAGAAAGAAGTAAAAATAGAGTTATTCTTTTCCTCATATATTTCACCTCTTTTTATATTCTACAAAATTAAATTTTACTTCCTTTGACTTATAAATTTAATTAAATATTATACAGTTTTTTTTGTGATTTTCAAATAAAAAATAAAAAGCCATACAATTTTATATTGCATGGCTTTTTTTAGTAATTAATGACCGCAGCTACACCCACATCCACCTGATGATTGTCCATTTTCATCAACGAATTTAGCTATTTGATCTAATCCTATAAAAGTTTTTGTTCCGCTACATTTCTCAACAATTAAGCATGGTACAGATCTTATTCCATACATTGCTGCTAACTCTTGATTCTCCATAGCATTTATAATTTCTACACCCTCTGTATCTGCTAATAATTCCTTTGCTGGACCACAATATTGGCAAGTTGGTGTTGTAAATAACATAATTCTCATTCTTATACCTCCATTTATACTTTTTCTGTATATATTTATATGATATAAAACTTTAGTATAAAAGTCAAGAATTTTATATCTTTAGTTTTTTTTATTTTTAATATATAATATATAAATATTATTTGTTTGAGGAGATTTTTTATGAAAAATTTTATTATATTTGGTTTAATCTCACTTACTATTTGCTCTACTCAAATTTTAGCTAATCCTGGGAAAGGAAAAGCTAAAGGACATATTCAAAAACATATCAATTCTGATACTAACTGGGGACAAAATAAAGATTTTTTAGAATGGCTTAATATGAATCCTTCTTTTAAAAATAAAGATAGAAAAAAATTAGAAAAATTTTATAAAGAACAATTAAAAGAAGAAAAAAGATTACGAAAAGTTTTCGCAAAATATAATAATGAGATTTCAACCTTACCAGCATATAAAAGTTATCATGATCCTTTAAAATATTTTATCAACGATTTATTATACAACCCAAACAAAATAAATCATTATAACTTTTCTCATAATTTTAAACAAACTTTAACAAAAGAGGAAAAAATAGCGGTTGACTTCCTTAGGTTAATTGAAAATTTTAAATAAAAAAAGTGGATAAAATCCACTTTTTATTTACTATATTCTACTAATATTATTGGATTTTCTATAAAAAATGCTGGGCATTTAAATTTAGGTAAATTTTCTAAAACTTCTACTTTTTCTTTTGTTGCAATTAATATTTTCTTTTCTGCTTTATTTATTGTCTCCATGCTTAAAGTTATTCTTTTGTACGGATGATTAGAACTCTCTGTTATGAGAGTTGGTTCTAATGCTTCAACATCATCCATTGTGAATATTGAACCTGTATGCCCATCTTCACCTACTCCTAAGTAAACAGCATCAAATTTTATATCTCCTTTAAAATATTTTAATAACCTTTTTTCATAATCTATTTTTGAATCTAAAGGAGTTTTCAATATTTCTATTTTATGAATATTTTTTTCTGGAATATCAATTTTATCTAAAAGATTTTTTTTTAACAGATTGTAATTACTACCTTCACTGTTTAGTGGTACAAATCTTTCATCAACTAAAAATATATTTATTTTATCCCACTCAATATCCTCTTTTGATAATTTAGTAAAAAATTCCTTTGGTGTTCTTCCACCAGAAAATGCTATATTAACAACATTTTTTCCATAAGTTGTCTCTTTAAATATATCAATCGCTTTTTTAAAAAGATCACTTTTTTTAGAAACTTTAATTAACCTCATAATTATTACCCTCCTTTTCTATTCACTAGACTTTTCTCTATAGTATTCTTGATAGTTAAATTTTGGTATACCTTTTTTTACTTTTTCTCCTACTAAAGAATAACTTCCATCTTTATCTTGAATTCTTAATTTAACATTGTCTTTTAAAATATCCTTTATAAGTTGAGTAACTTTTTTTCTATCCTCCTTATTTTCCAGAGGAAAAATTGTCTCTACTCTTCCATCTAAATTTCTTCTCATACAATCAGCACTTCCTAAATATAACTCTTCATCTCCATTATTTTCAAAATAATAAACTCTATCATGCTCTAAAAATCTTCCAACTAAACTATATACTTTTATATTTTCACTTAAATTTGTGACTCCACTTTTCAAACAGCATGCTCCTCTCACAATTAAAACAACATCTACTCCAGCTTTAGATGCATCATACAACTTCTCTATAACCCCTTGATCTGTAAGTCCATTCACTTTAATAATTATCTTTCCTGTACCACCTTTAGATATGTTTTCTATCTCTCTTTCTATAAATCTATATAGTGTTTCTCTTAGATGAGTTGGAGCAACAATTAATTTTTTCCAATCATCTATTTTAGAAAATCCTGTTAACTTATTAAATAGATAACTTGCATCTATTCCCATCTCTTCATCCATAGTAAAAAATGAGTAATCAACATATAATTTGGCTGTTGAATCATTATAGTTCCCTGTTCCTAAGTGAACATATCTTTTTATTCCATCTTCTTCTTTTCTAATTATTAAGAGACATTTAGCATGAGTCTTTAATCCACTTAGTCCATAGATAACATGACATCCCGCTTCTTCCAATTCTCTAGCCCATTTTACATTTCTCTCTTCATCAAATCGAGCTTTTAATTCAACTAATACTGTTACTTGTTTTCCATTTTCAGCTGCCTTTTTCAAATATTTTATTATTGGTGAATCCCCACTCACTCTATATAGAGTTTGCTTTATTGCTAAAACTTTTGGATCTTGAGCAGATACTTTTACTAAATCAACAACATGATCAAAACTTTCAAAAGGATGTCTTAATAAAATATTTTTTTTAGATAAAACTTTAAAAATATTTTCTCCGGAAAGTTCTTTATAGTACTTTGGTATATTCTTTTCAAATTTTAACCCATCAACTCCATTGACATCTACAATTCCCCATAAAAAAGTTAAATCAAGAGGTCCTAAAACTGGATAAAAATTTTCCTCTTCAAGTTCTATTTGCTCTTTTAAAAAATCTAAACTTTTCTTTGAGACACCTTTTATATATTCAACTCTAACAGGATTTCCCCATTTTCTATTTTTTACCTCTTTTTCTATTTCTGCTAACAAATCTTCTGCTCCACTATTTTCATCAATTCCTAAGTCTTCATCTCTAGTTATTCTAAAATAACCTATATCTATTATCTCATAACCATTAAACAGCTTATTTAAATTATTTTTTACTACTTCTTCTAGAAGGATAAAATTATTTCCTCCTGGAAGCTTAATTAATCTATTTACAACTCTTGGAACTTCAACTATTGCAAAAGATATTCCATCTTTCTCTTTTACATTTAATATCATATTTATTGCTCCACTATTTAAGTGTGGAAAAGGTCTAAATGTATCTATTGCCATAGGAGTCAATAT of the Cetobacterium sp. NK01 genome contains:
- a CDS encoding glutaredoxin domain-containing protein, translating into MRIMLFTTPTCQYCGPAKELLADTEGVEIINAMENQELAAMYGIRSVPCLIVEKCSGTKTFIGLDQIAKFVDENGQSSGGCGCSCGH
- a CDS encoding aldo/keto reductase; protein product: MYLLNNGINIPKIGFGTWKATDKEQCKKAVRLALEDGYRHIDTAAIYGNEDAVGEGIADFLKNSEVSRSELFIVTKVWNTDQGYETTLKAYEDSLKKLKLDYVDMYLIHWPQPKDLNKTWETWKALETLYKTGKVKAIGVCNMKEHHLNYIMDNFEIVPAVNQIELHPYLQQRELKKFCDNNGILVEAWSPLMQGALDHEGLKNIAKKNEKTVAQVILKWHLQNGLLPLPKSVTPSRIKENFELNFRLDDKDMEYINSLNKEERIGPDPDEITF
- the ppk1 gene encoding polyphosphate kinase 1, with the translated sequence MSTYTGKDFYNREISWIEFNKRVLSEAEANENPLLEKLKFLAIVSSNFDEFFKVRVAGLKAQEESNLELRDIAGMLPKEQLSIIKKEVTKVIDKQYKLYTTIMDKIKVEGKISIKNYEELGSKELRFIENYYSETLFPILTPMAIDTFRPFPHLNSGAINMILNVKEKDGISFAIVEVPRVVNRLIKLPGGNNFILLEEVVKNNLNKLFNGYEIIDIGYFRITRDEDLGIDENSGAEDLLAEIEKEVKNRKWGNPVRVEYIKGVSKKSLDFLKEQIELEEENFYPVLGPLDLTFLWGIVDVNGVDGLKFEKNIPKYYKELSGENIFKVLSKKNILLRHPFESFDHVVDLVKVSAQDPKVLAIKQTLYRVSGDSPIIKYLKKAAENGKQVTVLVELKARFDEERNVKWARELEEAGCHVIYGLSGLKTHAKCLLIIRKEEDGIKRYVHLGTGNYNDSTAKLYVDYSFFTMDEEMGIDASYLFNKLTGFSKIDDWKKLIVAPTHLRETLYRFIEREIENISKGGTGKIIIKVNGLTDQGVIEKLYDASKAGVDVVLIVRGACCLKSGVTNLSENIKVYSLVGRFLEHDRVYYFENNGDEELYLGSADCMRRNLDGRVETIFPLENKEDRKKVTQLIKDILKDNVKLRIQDKDGSYSLVGEKVKKGIPKFNYQEYYREKSSE
- a CDS encoding class I SAM-dependent rRNA methyltransferase, whose protein sequence is MSKIFVKKDRERMWQSGHPWMYSGAIEKIEGAPEAGTVVEVYNWKKEFIGYGHYNKNSKIMVRMLEKDINKKIDLNWYSEKVREAYTLREMLNINSNGYRLIHSESDSLPGVIVDRFGDYLIVQASTLGMERDKEILVKALKKEIPNIKGIYEKSEGDGRKLEGLPEVSGVIFGEVPDEIEIYEGEAKFTIDLKGQKTGFYSDQRDNRMLMGSLSKGKDFLDVCSYTGGFSLHAMVNGANSTTLIDVSEDVLNVAKINLSKFNNVEYIKGNIFNVLRELVKEGRQWDVVNLDPPKLAPNRRDLDKALKAYKDIILNGIKLTKKGGLLSIYSCSGAVTSADLRMALAYAVKDAGVKAIIVNQLHQSPCHPISVAVPETEYLKGFLVRVI
- the pgl gene encoding 6-phosphogluconolactonase, which gives rise to MRLIKVSKKSDLFKKAIDIFKETTYGKNVVNIAFSGGRTPKEFFTKLSKEDIEWDKINIFLVDERFVPLNSEGSNYNLLKKNLLDKIDIPEKNIHKIEILKTPLDSKIDYEKRLLKYFKGDIKFDAVYLGVGEDGHTGSIFTMDDVEALEPTLITESSNHPYKRITLSMETINKAEKKILIATKEKVEVLENLPKFKCPAFFIENPIILVEYSK
- a CDS encoding potassium/proton antiporter, whose translation is MGIEIFVVGIIILISLFSIRISKKLEIPLLIMFLLIGMLAGSEGLGRIYFDNALVAQNIGTIALMFIIFSGGLETKKEDVKKSIYPSGVLATLGVLLTAGLSGVAVYYLTDFTLKESLLFSAMVSSTDAAAVMSILGDSKLKKDVKSVVEIESGSNDPMAYALILFLLSFFKEGESTSIATGIIFLLKQITLGAIIGYIFGVVTLPLANYIKIVREEFLTIHLIAILFICFGLATVLDGNGFLAIYIAGIMIGNKKFNYKLNSIRNMRLITWFMQIGMFVMLGLLVFPSQLLSYILIGSLLSVIMIICIRMLVVYSLLWPFKFSYKEKFFISWAGLKGAVPIIFATMAITEGLPNAQGMFNLTFYIVVFSVLLQGMTLKYVGKKLDLFEEEMEDEKFIEIEELEELALKRMILDERSDYINKRIKELELPQGMLIVSIKRDDNYITPKGDVVLLIGDILLFSQN